The proteins below come from a single Oxyura jamaicensis isolate SHBP4307 breed ruddy duck chromosome 1, BPBGC_Ojam_1.0, whole genome shotgun sequence genomic window:
- the LOC118173171 gene encoding rab-like protein 2A — translation MHASYYHKAHACIMVFDVQRKVTYKNLSSWYKELREFRPEIPCIVVANKIDADMKVTQKNFNFARKFSLPFYFVSAADGTNVVKLFNDAIKLAVAYKQNSGDFMDEVMQELESFDLEKKSENLSDKEESFPEEKPPSA, via the exons ATGCATGCATCCTATTACCATAAAGCTCATGCTTGTATCATG GTGTTTGATGTGCAGCGAAAAGTCACCTACAAGAACCTGAGCAGCTGGTACAAGGAGCTGAGAGAATTCCGCCCAGAGATCCCTTGCATTGTGGTAGCCAATAAAATCGATG cgGATATGAAGGTGACGCAGAAAAATTTCAACTTTGCACGGAAGTTCAGTTTACCCTTTTACTTTGTGTCTGCTGCAGATGGCACTAATGTAGTGAAG CTCTTCAATGATGCTATCAAACTGGCAGTTGCTTATAAACAGAATTCAGGAGATTTCATGGATGAGGTCATGCAAGAACTGGAG AGCTTTGACCTTGAGAAGAAGAGTGAGAATTTGTCGGATAAGGAGGAGAGCTTTCCTGAAGAGAAGCCCCCATCTGCCTAA